In Larimichthys crocea isolate SSNF chromosome VI, L_crocea_2.0, whole genome shotgun sequence, one genomic interval encodes:
- the slc6a14 gene encoding sodium- and chloride-dependent neutral and basic amino acid transporter B(0+), with protein MKEYGWNSFKDLIFRNPAAVDQDPHVDDGDENHERGNWSSKKEYILSTIGYAVGLGNIWRFPYLAYENGGGAFLIPYFLMLVVTGIPLFFLETAFGQFCSQGPVNVWRAVPIMQGLGISMVMVTLMVSIYYNVIISYSVYYMFASFQSPLPWSGCLTNCSNTTTVICNVSGVAVANWTQENTTCPSSNIIKVQSPSEQYWDQVALQRSSGLDETGPVVWHLALCLLFTSMLVAAALIRGIKSSGKVVYFTATFPYVVILILLIRGVTLEGARDGIEYYIGSQSNLTKLTEPQVWKDAATQTFYSLSIGWGGVMTLASYNNFHNNMFKDSIVICLTNAGTSVFAGFAIFSILGHMAHIYKVPVGEVVKEGFGLAFIAYPDALSKLPISPLWSFLFFFMILTVGLDSQFAGIEVITTCVIDAFPKVFKSRRGLLTISLCSLVFLLGLPCVTRAGIYWVTLIDKSVASWVLLFLGLFEIIGVCYIYGGNRLIKDIEMMLGNKSFIFWLWWRACWFFISPCIIVVILIWSLIKYEAPKYEKIPFPDWGLALGWCMAVWCLLWIPGIAVYKLMRAEGSPQKRLKSLCSPTKEWHPYLDVHRGERYSEERCHHRMTSRNEAQVNVNVISSSWL; from the exons ATGAAGGAATACGGCTGGAACAGTTTCAAGGATTTAATTTTCAGAAATCCGGCAGCTGTCGATCAG GACCCACACGTGGATGATGGCGATGAGAATCATGAGCGCGGGAACTGGAGTAGCAAGAAGGAGTACATCCTCTCTACAATCGGCTATGCTGTTGGACTGGGAAATATCTGGAGATTTCCATATTTGGCCTACGAGAATGGAGGGG GTGCCTTCCTGATCCCTTACTTTTTGATGTTGGTGGTGACTGGaattcctcttttcttcctggAAACCGCCTTCGGGCAGTTTTGCAGCCAAGGTCCAGTAAACGTATGGAGAGCGGTGCCAATCATGCAGG GTCTCGGCATCAGCATGGTTATGGTGACTCTAATGGTATCAATTTACTATAACGTCATCATTTCCTACAGCGTGTACTACATGTTCGCCTCCTTCCAGTCTCCTCTGCCGTGGTCCGGCTGCCTCACTAACTGCAGCAATACAACTACAG tgATTTGTAATGTAAGTGGCGTTGCAGTAGCCAACTGGACTCAAGAAAACACCACCTGCCCTTCATCCAACATAATCAAAGTTCAGAGCCCGAGTGAGCAGTACTGGGA tCAAGTGGCTCTGCAGAGATCCAGCGGTCTTGATGAAACAGGACCAGTAGTTTGGCACTTGgccctctgtctgctgtttacCTCTATGCTTGTTGCTGCAGCGCTCATCAGAGGTATCAAGTCGTCAGGCAAA GTTGTGTATTTCACAGCTACATTTCCTTATGTGGTGATTCTGATCCTGCTGATCAGAGGTGTGACACTAGAGGGAGCTAGAGATGGGATAGAGTACTACATCGGTTCCCAATCCAATTTGACTAAATTGACAGAgccacag GTGTGGAAAGATGCTGCAACTCAGACCTTCTATTCTCTCTCGATTGGCTGGGGTGGAGTCATGACTCTGGCTTCCTACAACAACTTCCACAACAATATGTTCAAGGACTCAATTGTTATTTGTCTTACTAATGCTG GCACCAGTGTTTTTGCAGGATTTGCCATATTTTCGATCTTGGGACACATGGCTCACATCTACAAAGTGCCTGTTGGAGAAGTTGTGAAAGAAG GATTTGGATTGGCATTCATTGCATATCCAGATGCTCTCTCTAAGCTTCCTATTTCCCCTCTGTGGTcctttctgttcttcttcatgaTACTGACTGTTGGTCTGGACTCTCAGTTTGCAGGAATAG AGGTGATCACCACCTGCGTGATCGATGCCTTCCCTAAAGTCTTCAAATCCAGGCGCGGTTTGTTGACTATATCATTATGTTCCTTGGTCTTCCTCCTGGGTCTGCCATGTGTCACAAGG GCAGGAATATACTGGGTGACTCTAATCGACAAGTCTGTTGCCAGCTGGGTGCTGCTATTTCTGGGTCTCTTTGAGATCATTGGTGTCTGCTACATATATG GAGGGAACCGTTTAATAAAAGACATTGAGATGATGCTCGGAAAtaagagttttattttctggCTGTGGTGGAGAGCATGTTGGTTCTTCATCAGCCCCTGCATCATAGTG GTGATCCTGATCTGGTCTTTAATTAAGTATGAGGCACCCAAATATGAAAAAATCCCGTTCCCAGACTGGGGCTTGGCTTTGGGCTGGTGCATGGCTGTATGGTGCCTCCTCTGGATCCCTGGTATTGCTGTGTATAAGCTGATGAGAGCAGAGGGAAGTCCACagaag CGTCTGAAGTCATTGTGCTCTCCAACTAAAGAGTGGCATCCCTACCTGGATGTCCATCGAGGAGAGCGGTACTCAGAAGAACGTTGCCACCACAGGATGACCAGTAGAAACGAAGCACAagtgaatgtgaatgtaatCTCGAGCTCATGGCTCTGA
- the LOC109137917 gene encoding sodium- and chloride-dependent neutral and basic amino acid transporter B(0+), with amino-acid sequence MPSFFKLCFEKDNHVDDGDENPERRNWTNKTEQMLSMIGYAVGLGNIWRFPYIAYRNGGGAFLIPYFLMLPLCGIPLFFLESAFGQFCSQGPANVWRAVPLLQGVGLSMVVLSFLMGIYYNVIVAYSLYYMFASFQSPLPWSSCFSWADSKCSSMPIVYCNVSGVVVANWTQENTTCPSSNMITVQVQSPSEQYWDHVALQRSSGLDETGPIVWHLALCLLMGTILVAAVLIRGIKSSGKVVYFTATFPYVVTLILLIRGVTLEGARDGLEFFIGSQSNLKKLTEGQVWKDAASQTFFSLGIAFGGVMTQASYANFHNNIVLDSFVVSTVNHVTSVFAGLAIFSVLGHMAHIYGKPVGAVVKEGFGLAFIAYPEALAKLPISSLWSFLFFLMLFLVGLDSQFTNLEVFVTCLCDALPEVSELKRAFLTIMSGFAVFLLGLPCVTKAGVYWVTLIDQFASSWVPLFLAAIEIIGICYIYGGNRIIKDIEMMIGKKSFWFWLWWRACWFFISPCIIVIILVWSLITFVPPTYGAVQYPTWGLASAWCMIASILIWIPAVAVYKLIRAEGSLWKRLISLCSPTDEWHPYLDIHRGERYSKENCSQSKAKQTNDKQM; translated from the exons AtgccttctttttttaaactctgcttTGAAAAGGACAATCACgtggatgatggtgatgagaATCCAGAGCGCAGAAACTGGACCAATAAAACAGAGCAAATGCTCTCGATGATTGGATATGCAGTTGGCCTGGGAAATATCTGGAGGTTTCCTTACATAGCCTACAGGAATGGAGGGG GTGCCTTTCTCATTCCCTATTTCCTCATGTTGCCTTTGTGTGGaattcctcttttcttcctggAAAGCGCCTTCGGGCAGTTTTGCAGCCAAGGTCCAGCCAATGTGTGGAGAGCTGTGCCACTCCTGCAGG GTGTTGGTCTTTCCATGGTCGTGTTGAGCTTTTTGATGGGAATTTATTATAACGTCATCGTCGCCTACAGCCTGTACTACATGTTCGCCTCCTTCCAGTCTCCTCTGCCGTGGTCCAGCTGCTTCAGCTGGGCTGACAGTAAATGCAGCAGCATGCCTATAG TGTATTGTAATGTAAGTGGTGTTGTAGTGGCCAACTGGACTCAAGAAAACACCACATGCCCTTCATCCAACATGATCACAGTTCAAGTGCAGAGCCCGAGTGAGCAGTACTGGGA cCACGTGGCTCTGCAGAGATCCAGTGGGCTTGATGAAACAGGACCAATAGTTTGGCACTTGGCCCTCTGTCTGCTGATGGGCACCATACTTGTTGCTGCAGTGCTCATCAGAGGCATCAAGTCATCAGGCAAA GTTGTGTATTTCACAGCTACATTTCCTTATGTGGTGACTCTGATCCTGCTGATCAGAGGTGTGACACTAGAGGGAGCTAGAGATGGACTGGAGTTCTTTATTGGTTCCCAGTCCAATTTGAAGAAGCTGACTGAAGGACAG gtgtggAAAGACGCAGCATCTCAGACTTTCTTCTCCCTAGGCATTGCCTTCGGTGGAGTCATGACTCAAGCTTCTTATGCCAACTTTCACAACAACATAGTCCTGGACTCATTTGTTGTTAGCACCGTTAACCACG TTACCAGTGTCTTTGCAGGCCTTGCCATCTTTTCAGTCCTGGGTCATATGGCTCACATCTATGGAAAGCCTGTTGGAGCAGTGGTGAAGGAAG GATTCGGCCTGGCATTCATTGCATATCCAGAGGCTTTAGCTAAGCTTCCTATTTCATCTCTCTggtctttcctgttttttttaatgttgtttttagttgGCCTGGATAGTCAGTTTACGAATTTAG AGGTGTTCGTCACCTGCCTGTGTGATGCCCTGCCTGAAGTCTCCGAACTCAAACGTGCTTTTTTAACTATAATGTCAGGTTTCGCTGTCTTCCTCCTAGGCCTGCCATGTGTCACAAAG gcAGGAGTATACTGGGTAACTCTAATTGACCAGTTTGCTTCCAGCTGGGTGCCCCTTTTTTTGGCTGCCATTGAGATCATTGGTATCTGCTACATATATG GAGGGAATAGAATAATTAAAGACATCGAGATGATGATTGGAAAAAAGAGCTTTTGGTTCTGGCTTTGGTGGAGAGCATGTTGGTTCTTCATCAGCCCATGCATCATAGTG ATTATCCTGGTCTGGTCTCTTATAACTTTTGTGCCCCCCACCTATGGAGCGGTTCAGTACCCAACCTGGGGCTTGGCTTCGGCGTGGTGCATGATTGCATCAATCCTGATCTGGATCCCTGCTGTCGCTGTGTACAAGCTGATCAGAGCAGAGGGAAGTCTCTGGAAG CGCCTGATTTCACTGTGTTCTCCCACTGATGAATGGCACCCATACCTGGACATCCATCGAGGAGAACGCTACTCAAAAGAAAACTGTagccaaagcaaagcaaagcagacGAACGATAagcaaatgtaa
- the fmoda gene encoding fibromodulin a, with translation MRVVIVFVLSALLPLSLCHNWDPFAWLYGRQSQGYYYASLQADTAGGACPDECDCPPTFPVAMYCDGRGLKAMPTIPSRVKYLYLQNNAITAVPDSALVNATNLVWLMMHHNQLTSDGIGRKAFLKLEALDRLYLQHNNLTSIPSNLPRTLRDLRINHNKIEKVTPADLEGMANLTILYLNDNAVTDMGSSLRALKSLTLLDISGNKLTKVPESLPEQLHQLYLEYNSIDALPESFLGHFSQLQYIRMAHNQLTDKGIPANTFNVTGLVELDLSFNKLERIPIVSTTLQHLYLQANQIKEFTLGSFCSVVDVTNFSRLQTLRLDGNEISQQDIPTESSLCLRLASTVEI, from the exons ATGCGTGTGGTGATTGTCTTCGTGCTGTCTGCCCTgcttccactctctctctgccataATTGGGACCCCTTCGCTTGGCTGTATGGCCGGCAAAGCCAAGGATACTATTATGCCTCCCTGCAGGCGGACACAGCAGGAGGGGCATGTCCAGATGAATGCGACTGCCCCCCCACCTTCCCAGTCGCCATGTACTGTGATGGGCGCGGTCTCAAAGCCATGCCAACCATCCCCTCCCGTGTGAAATACCTATACCTCCAAAACAATGCCATCACAGCCGTGCCAGACTCAGCTCTGGTCAATGCAACCAATCTGGTGTGGCTCATGATGCACCACAACCAGCTGACATCTGACGGCATCGGAAGGAAG GCGTTTCTGAAGTTGGAAGCACTGGACCGTTTATACTTACAACACAACAATTTGACCAGCATTCCTTCAAACCTCCCTCGCACCCTGCGAGACCTGAGAATCAACCACAACAAGattgaaaag GTAACACCTGCAGACCTAGAGGGTATGGCTAACCTCACTATCCTGTATCTCAATGACAATGCTGTTACAGACATGGGATCATCACTGAGGGCACTGAAATCCCTCACACTGCTGGACATTAGCGGCAATAAGTTGACAAAG GTCCCAGAGTCACTCCCCGAACAGCTGCACCAACTCTACCTGGAGTACAACTCCATCGATGCTCTACCGGAGAGCTTCCTGGGCCATTTCAGTCAGCTGCAGTACATCAGGATGGCCCACAACCAGCTAACGGACAAGGGCATCCCTGCCAACACCTTCAATGTGACTGGGCTGGTGGAGCTGGATCTGAGCTTCAATAAACTGGAGAGAATCCCAATAGTGAGCACCACACTACAGCATCTCTATCTGCAAGCCAACCAGATCAAAG AGTTCACTCTGGGTAGTTTCTGCAGTGTCGTGGACGTGACCAACTTCTCCAGACTGCAGACGCTGCGACTAGATGGAAACGAGATCAGTCAACAAGACATCCCCACGGAGTCGTCCCTCTGCTTGCGCCTGGCTTCCACCGTTGAGATCTAG